The following DNA comes from Novipirellula caenicola.
GTTCGCTCGATGTCAAAACCGCAGCAGGCGATCATCAACACCTCGGGATTCGCCGCGACGATCTGGTCCCATGCGGTGGTGACCGAACGCTCTCCGGCGACTCCGATCGCTTCGCGACCGCCCGCGAGCGACACCAGTTCGGGACTCCAGTGGCCTGCGCAAAACGGTGGATCGATCCATTCCAGCAGCATCACGCTTGGTCGTGTTTTGATCGGCGCGGATCGCGCAGCCACCGCGTCGACACGCTGCTGCAATTGAGCGATGTACGCCTCTGCCCTTGATAGGCATCCTGCCGCCTCACCAACTTGGCGAATGCACTGCATCACGTCAGCGAACGAGGTGGGCTCGAGATTGATCACACGCGGCGTGCCCGGCAACGAGCAGGCTGCCGATTGAACTTCGCTTTCCGCCACTGCACACACATCACAGAGGGCTTGGGTGACAATCAAATCGGGCCGCAGACGCTCCACGACCGCCATATCGAGCGAATAGAGAGCCCTTTCGGTTTTGAGTCGTTCGCGAACCAACGAAT
Coding sequences within:
- a CDS encoding cobalamin-binding protein, giving the protein MRIISLLPSATEIVCGLGLRDQLVGVTHECDYPADVAELPKVTQTLIPHDASSGEIDSLVRERLKTERALYSLDMAVVERLRPDLIVTQALCDVCAVAESEVQSAACSLPGTPRVINLEPTSFADVMQCIRQVGEAAGCLSRAEAYIAQLQQRVDAVAARSAPIKTRPSVMLLEWIDPPFCAGHWSPELVSLAGGREAIGVAGERSVTTAWDQIVAANPEVLMIACCGFDIERTMQDVPILKSYPGWETLACVKNDRVYAVDGSAYFSRPGPRLVDSLEILANALHETVHPLPHGLPAAQKVR